A window of Nicotiana tabacum cultivar K326 chromosome 24, ASM71507v2, whole genome shotgun sequence contains these coding sequences:
- the LOC142178030 gene encoding uncharacterized protein LOC142178030, with product MKAFIKSYDVKVWRVIKKGDFPLLQSKPEKKPEGQVSTEILNIDGYIDEHMDIVHTIQRQKIYYTMLISGEEFEKISSCDIVKEIWDKLEVTYEGTGKVKETRINLLIRDYELFQMKNDESIEDMFGQFSKIVGDLKSFGRPYSSGEQVRKILRSLPTLWQPKVNTLEYRDLEKLLYDELRGDLIAFEQTYLKNHRHEEKKKSVASKSTIAESEGEDEEEGDKHQDDIALFSRVVSNTTQRSKNNRSGKSSSRKGNEISEQKNNDRKCYECGNYGHIQANCPELKKKLSKGNRKRKSSTVRSDEYMPDKDHSGAVNLCFMA from the coding sequence ATGAAAGCTTTCATCAAATCTTATGATGTCAAAGTATGGCGAGTCATCAAGAAGGGTGACTTTCCTCTCCTACAGTCTAAACCAGAAAAGAAACCAGAAGGACAGGTATCTACTGAAATCCTTAATATTGATGGTTATATTGATGAGCATATGGATATTGTGCATACAATTCAAAGGCAAAAAATCTATTATACAATGCTAATAAGCGGAGAAGAATTTGAGAAAATTTCAAGTTGTGACATAGTTAAAGAAATATGGGATAAACTGGAAGTTACCTATGAAGGTACCGGTAAAGTAAAAGAGACAAGGATAAACCTTCTGATTCGTGATTATGAGTTATTTCAAATGAAGAATGATGAATCCATTGAAGACATGTTTGGCCAATTTAGTAAAATAGTTGGAGATCTAAAATCCTTTGGAAGACCATATTCAAGTGGTGAGCAAGTCAGAAAAATTCTAAGAAGTCTACCCACTTTATGGCAACCAAAAGTTAATACTCTTGAATACAGAGATCTCGAAAAACTATTATATGATGAACTTCGTGGAGACCTTATAGCCTTTGAGCAAACCTATCTCAAAAATCATAGACatgaagagaagaaaaagagtgtTGCCTCTAAATCAACTATTGCTGAGTCTGAAggtgaagacgaagaagaaggagaCAAACATCAAGATGATATTGCATTATTTTCTAGAGTTGTCTCTAACACGACGCAAAGAAGCAAGAATAATAGAAGCGGTAAATCAAGTTCTAGAAAAGGTAATGAAATAAGTGAGCagaaaaataatgatagaaaatgCTATGAATGCGGAAATTATGGTCACATCCAAGCCAACTGTCcagaattaaaaaagaaactaTCCAAGGGAAATCGGAAGAGAAAATCTTCCACCGTAAGGAGTGATGAATATATGCCAGATAAAGATCATAGTGGAGCGGTCAACCTTTGTTTCATGGCATGA
- the LOC107812766 gene encoding uncharacterized protein LOC107812766 isoform X1, which produces MEIIRIISTLLICFTLFMLSSFSFATPLLDHEMKTTLSSSPRKLKLNEQPNQVKSKGDQKHLVPFNTANQVSLPGKEHEQEAAKMVKARKGTRQEWVEGKDTSDFFTMDYHWVRRRRPIHNKSIRP; this is translated from the exons ATGGAAATCATCCGAATCATATCTACTCTACTCATTTGTTTCACACTATTCATGTTATCTTCATTTTCATTTGCTACTCCACTGTTAG ATCACGAAATGAAGACGACTCTCTCTTCAAGTCCTAGAAAGCTGAAACTCAATGAACAGCCAAAT CAGGTGAAAAGCAAGGGAGATCAAAAGCATTTGGTCCCATTCAATACTGCAAACCAAGTTTCATTACCAG GTAAAGAACATGAGCAAGAAGCTGCAAAAATGGTGAAAGCAAGAAAAGGAACAAGGCAAGAGTGGGTTGAAGGGAAAGACACTTCTGATTTCTTTACAATGGATTATCATTGGGTTAGAAGACGACGTCCCATACATAACAAGTCAATTCGCCCATGA
- the LOC107812766 gene encoding uncharacterized protein LOC107812766 isoform X2, whose product MEIIRIISTLLICFTLFMLSSFSFATPLLDHEMKTTLSSSPRKLKLNEQPNVKSKGDQKHLVPFNTANQVSLPGKEHEQEAAKMVKARKGTRQEWVEGKDTSDFFTMDYHWVRRRRPIHNKSIRP is encoded by the exons ATGGAAATCATCCGAATCATATCTACTCTACTCATTTGTTTCACACTATTCATGTTATCTTCATTTTCATTTGCTACTCCACTGTTAG ATCACGAAATGAAGACGACTCTCTCTTCAAGTCCTAGAAAGCTGAAACTCAATGAACAGCCAAAT GTGAAAAGCAAGGGAGATCAAAAGCATTTGGTCCCATTCAATACTGCAAACCAAGTTTCATTACCAG GTAAAGAACATGAGCAAGAAGCTGCAAAAATGGTGAAAGCAAGAAAAGGAACAAGGCAAGAGTGGGTTGAAGGGAAAGACACTTCTGATTTCTTTACAATGGATTATCATTGGGTTAGAAGACGACGTCCCATACATAACAAGTCAATTCGCCCATGA